TACTCCCTTAACCCCTTCATCCTTAATTAAAAGATTGGTCCCATGGCCAATAATAAAATAAGGAATCTTGTTTTCTTTAAGATAATTAACCAGTCCTTTTAACTGGCTGATCTCATCAACAAGAACAATAATATCAGCCTTTCCACCTACTTTAAAAGAAGTCCATTTCTTCATCGACTCATTTAGTTTAATCTTAGCCTTAGTTAAATCATTGATCTCTTGAGCCAAATTTAAATAGTTCATCCTAAAACAACATCCTTATTCTTTAATTCTTTAACTAAATTACTACTTACTTGATAAATATTACCTGCTCCTAAGGTGATAATTAAATCATTAGGCTGAGCTATTTTCTTTAAATATCTAATAATTTCTTCAAAATTAGAAATATACCTTACCTTGTCTTGACCATTTTTTCTGATCTCTTCTACAATTAAAGAAGCCTCAACTCCTTCTATCGGAGCTTCACCAGCCGCATAAATATCAGTAACAATTACTTCATGAGCTAAGTGAAAAGACTTTCCAAATTCTTGATATAAAAATTTAGTGCGGCTAAACCGATGAGGTTGAAAAACAACAATAATACGTCGTTTTACACTTTTAGAGGCTGACTCTAAAGTAGCTTTTATCTCCGTAGGGTGATGGGCATAATCATCTATAATTAAGATACCATTTACATTTCCTTTGATTTGAAATCTTCGCTCCACACTTCGATAACTAGAAAGAGCTTTTTTTATAATTTCATAGCTTATATCTAACTCAAGAGCCATACCAATAGCAGCTAAGGAATTATTAACATATTGCCGACCGGGAACATTAATCCTGATCTGACCTAAATTTTGACCATGATAGACTACTTCAAAATAAGAAGAAAACTCCTTGCTGACTAAGTTAATAGCTTTAACTTGAGCATCAGTCTCTAAGCCATAAGTAATATATCTCCGTTTTATTTCGGGAAGAATACTTCTAATATTGGCATCATCTAAACATAAGACTACCCATCCATAAAAAGGAACTTTATTAATAAAAGAAATAAAAGTTTGTTTTATCTCTTTTAGATCTTGATAGTAGTCTAAGTGTTCGTAATCAATATTAGTTACGATAGCATAAATAGGTAAAAGATTAAGAAAACTTCCATCGCTTTCATCTGCTTCTGCTACAAAGTATTCTCCACCTCCAAACTTAGCATTACTAGCTAAATTATTAAATTTTCCACCAATCACAATCGTAGGATCAAGTCCGGCTTTACTTAATATTAAGGAAATCATAGAAGTAGTAGAGGTTTTGCCGTGAGCTCCTGAAATAGCTATTCCTTTTTTTAATCTCATCAGTTCACCTAACATTTCGGCTCGAGGAATCACTGGAATCTTTAACTCTTTAGCTTTGATAACCTCAATATTATCCTTGGCAATAGCCGTAGAAACAACAATTACATCAGCTTTTTCTACATTATTCTCACTATGACCTAGGTAAATTTTACCTCCTAAAAGTCTTAATCTTTCAATGACTTCAGAATTAACCACATCAGATCCCGAGACTTTTAAC
The bacterium DNA segment above includes these coding regions:
- a CDS encoding UDP-N-acetylmuramate--L-alanine ligase; the protein is MFKSDIQNIHLVGIGGVGMCGIAEVLLNLGLKVSGSDVVNSEVIERLRLLGGKIYLGHSENNVEKADVIVVSTAIAKDNIEVIKAKELKIPVIPRAEMLGELMRLKKGIAISGAHGKTSTTSMISLILSKAGLDPTIVIGGKFNNLASNAKFGGGEYFVAEADESDGSFLNLLPIYAIVTNIDYEHLDYYQDLKEIKQTFISFINKVPFYGWVVLCLDDANIRSILPEIKRRYITYGLETDAQVKAINLVSKEFSSYFEVVYHGQNLGQIRINVPGRQYVNNSLAAIGMALELDISYEIIKKALSSYRSVERRFQIKGNVNGILIIDDYAHHPTEIKATLESASKSVKRRIIVVFQPHRFSRTKFLYQEFGKSFHLAHEVIVTDIYAAGEAPIEGVEASLIVEEIRKNGQDKVRYISNFEEIIRYLKKIAQPNDLIITLGAGNIYQVSSNLVKELKNKDVVLG